A section of the Oreochromis niloticus isolate F11D_XX linkage group LG9, O_niloticus_UMD_NMBU, whole genome shotgun sequence genome encodes:
- the LOC112847754 gene encoding zinc finger protein 271-like, with amino-acid sequence MSSTQKDQHGPRSQRSQEADKPHRRKREKKYTCDKCGKDFTSKSELKQHQLIHTGERPFSCDLCGKSFSWKNVLKRHQIVHSGVKAYSCDQCGRAFTHSSNLQRHLVTHSGMKAYSCDICGKTFSQLWYRNIHLRIHSGEDVYWCDQCGKYFTIDAHLQSHMFTHTEERPYQCDLCEKTFKTPSHLRQHQQIHTRKRLYKCSYCEKQSDTDGSTSQPCHRCGGGKDFRCDICGKTLSQQDGLKIHQRKHTGDKLKYCKECGRSFPTPGDLKRHELFHSGVKKHLCDQCGSSFTTAGDLKRHKRVHRGEKPYKCRHCDKSFSQSGSRNKHERTHMEGNYSCEQCDKSFSNLSSYSAHKRSHVTNKLFHCYQCVKTFTSLSALCKHQHDHAGLKSFPSQDDSESEERETSSSGFRVQLKTLEIRLHRVQIGSP; translated from the exons gaccaacatggaccgagaagtcagcgctctcaggaggccgacaaacctcacagaagaaagagagagaaaaaatacaccTGTGAcaagtgtgggaaggattttacgaGCAAGTCTGAACTAAAacaacatcagctcatccacactggagagagaccgttcagctgtgacttgtgtggaaagtcgtTTTCCTGGAAGAATGTCCTAAAAAGACACCAAAtcgtccacagtggagttaaagcttacagctgtgatcagtgtggcagagcttttactcacagtagcAACTTACAGAgacatctagttacccactctggaatgaaggcatacagctgtgacatctgtggaaaaactttcagccagCTATGGTACCGAAATatacacctacgcattcactcCGGAGAAGATGTGTACtggtgtgatcagtgtggcaaatACTTTACAATAGACGCACATTTACAAagccacatgtttacccacactgaggagagaccttatcaatgcgacctgtgtgagaagacttttaaaactCCGAGTCACCTGAGacaacaccaacagatccacaccagaaagagactctacaagtgcagttactgtgag aagcagagcgacacagatggatccacttctcaaccctgtcatcgctgtggtggtgggaaagactttcgttgtgacatctgtggaaaaactttgaGTCAGCAAGACGGCCTAAAAATACATCAACgtaaacacactggagacaaattgaaatactgcaaagaatgtgggcgAAGCTTCCCCACACCAGGTGACTTAAAACGACATGAACTCTTTcacagtggggtcaaaaagcacctctgtgatcagtgtgggtcatccttcaccactgcaggtGACCTTAAAAgacacaaacgagtccacagaggagagaaaccatacaagtgcaggcactgtgacaaaagcttctcacagtCAGGTAGTCGTAACAagcatgaacgtacacacatggaaggaaactacagctgtgagcagtgtgacaagagcttcagtaatctcagttcatactctgcacacaaacgatcccacgttactaataaactgtttcactgttaccaatgtgttaaaacattcacttcattatctgctctgtgcaaacatcagcatgATCACGCAGGGCTGAAATCGTTCCCATCACAGGACGACAGCgaatctgaagagagagaaacatcctcttctggtttcagagTCCAACTTAAAACCCtggagatcaggctccacagagttcagatcgGGTCTCCTTAA